CAACCACCAGAACGACGGCCGCGGCAAGCGATTTCCAATGTTTATCGATCTCGTTGCTTAATTCATACAGCCACAGTATGAATCGGTCTTCCTTCATCTCACGACGGCTGATGCGCCGTCTCGTTCTTGCCATCGAACCGTTCCTCCAAGATGTTCGTTGCGTAAAGCCGCAGGTTGAAATCCGGTGCAACCCGCACTGGTCAAACTTCGTAACCCGCGCTGGTCAAACGTCGAGAATCACGCTGCTTAAACGTCGAAACGACAGGGTTCCGACCTTGTTGCAAAGCCTAGAACATATAAGAGAATCAGGGCTTTTCGTCAAGGGGTTTCTAAGGAGTTTTAACTTGACAACAGGTGCCTTTGGCTTATTTTACGAGGCACAAGTTGGGTTTTTGAACACGACGAAATCCAGCCGGTTTCGTGAAGGGTATATCACGTCCTGCGCGGGATGTCCGCGTTTAATAAGGAGACGGTCGATGAAACTGTCGGGTGCTGAAATTGTCATAGAGTGTCTTAAGAAAGAAGGGGTCGATGTCGTTTTCGGATATCCCGGCGGCGTGGTGATCCCGACTTATGACGTAATTCAGCGCACCACCGGCCTGAAGCATATCCTCGTGCGCCACGAGCAGGGCGCGACCCACATGGCGGACGGCTATGCGCGGGCGACCGGCAAGCCCGGCGTGGTCCTCGTCTCCTCCGGCCCGGGTGCCACCAACACGGTAACCGGCATCGCGACCGCGTACATGGATTCGATCCCGATGATCGTGATCACGGGACAGGTACCGGTACACCTGATCGGCAACGACGCCTTCCAGGAGTCGGACACTGTGGGCATCACCCGGCCGATCACGAAACACAACTTCCTGATCAAGGAAACCGAAGACATCGCGCAGGTGTTCGCCGAAGCGTTCCATATTGCGACCACGGGGAGGCCCGGCCCCGTCCTGATCGACGTGCCCAAGGACGTCCAGATCGGGGAAGCCGAGTTCGCCTACCCGGAACGGCCGGACATCCGCGGATACAAGCCCCGGACCGAAGGACATCCGAAGCAGATCCGCAAGGCGGCGGAGATGCTCACCTCGGCCAGGAAACCGGTGATCTACGTCGGCGGCGGCGCGATCATCTCCGAGGCGTCGGAGGAAATCCGTACGCTGGCCCGCAAGCTCAACGCGCCGGTGACCACGACGCTGATGGGACTCGGCGCCTACCCGGAAAGCGATCCGCTTTCGCTCAAGATGCTCGGCATGCACGGCACCTGGTATGCGAATACCGCCGTGATGATGTGCGACCTGCTGGTCTGCATCGGCGCCCGCTTCGACGACCGGGTGACCGGCAAGCTGGAGGAGTTTTCGCCCAATTCGAAGAAGATCCACATCGACATCGATCCGTCGTCCCTCAACAAGAACGTGCGGGTGGACCTCCCCATAGTGGGCGACGTTAAGCGGGTGCTGCAGCAGTTGGTTCCCCTGGTGGAACGGGCCGATACGGCCGAGTGGCTCCAGCAGATCGAGGAATGGAAGCGCGACCACCCGCTGACCTACGCGAACACGATCGGGCTCCACGAAGAAGGCCTGGAGGGCGTCGACCGGGAGACCGTCGAGAAGGAGACGGATCACCTGCCGCTTTGCGCCCAGTACGCCATCGAGCGGATCGGGCAGCTCACGAAGGGTGAGGCTTACGTGGTCACCGACGTCGGCCAGCACCAGATGTGGGCGGCCCAGTGGTACGGCTTTTCCAACCCAAGATCGATGATCACCTCCGGCGGGCTCG
Above is a genomic segment from Gemmatimonadota bacterium containing:
- the ilvB gene encoding biosynthetic-type acetolactate synthase large subunit, giving the protein MKLSGAEIVIECLKKEGVDVVFGYPGGVVIPTYDVIQRTTGLKHILVRHEQGATHMADGYARATGKPGVVLVSSGPGATNTVTGIATAYMDSIPMIVITGQVPVHLIGNDAFQESDTVGITRPITKHNFLIKETEDIAQVFAEAFHIATTGRPGPVLIDVPKDVQIGEAEFAYPERPDIRGYKPRTEGHPKQIRKAAEMLTSARKPVIYVGGGAIISEASEEIRTLARKLNAPVTTTLMGLGAYPESDPLSLKMLGMHGTWYANTAVMMCDLLVCIGARFDDRVTGKLEEFSPNSKKIHIDIDPSSLNKNVRVDLPIVGDVKRVLQQLVPLVERADTAEWLQQIEEWKRDHPLTYANTIGLHEEGLEGVDRETVEKETDHLPLCAQYAIERIGQLTKGEAYVVTDVGQHQMWAAQWYGFSNPRSMITSGGLGTMGFGLPAAIGAQFAFPDREVIVFSGDGSIQMNIQEMATAVACGLPIKIVLLNNGYLGMVRQWQELFYAQRYSEVDLRDSNPDFVKLAEAYGAVGIRVFKDEDVEGAWLEASKVKDRPVMLDMVIAEEGNVYPMIPAGAASHEMIEE